One segment of Chionomys nivalis chromosome 1, mChiNiv1.1, whole genome shotgun sequence DNA contains the following:
- the Ppp4r2 gene encoding serine/threonine-protein phosphatase 4 regulatory subunit 2, translating to MDVERLQEALKDFEKRGKKEVCPVLDQFLLHVAKTGETMIQWSQFKGYFIFKLEKVMDDFRTSAPEPRGPPNPNVEYIPFDEMKERILKIVTGFNGIPFTIQRLCELLTDPRRNYTGTDKFLRGVEKNVMVVSCVCPSSEKNSSNSLNRMNGVMFPGNSPNYTDRSNINGPGTPRPLNRPKLSLSTSLTTNGLPESTDSKESDLHSNEEKAHSDSPASESEVSSLSPVKNKHPDDDTMEAEEHEVKRLRFDKEGDVRETASQTVSSEGSVRAEEAETASSPPEKDRENRSRQHCTEEDEDEEEEEEEESFMTPREMVPERKNQEKESDDALAVNEELSEEGTQMEDSDGSAAQRDPRSERSDSAGAVSSGSDCLETEESGGSTSRKTGGSVSVSSMESDETTGVTDEPMEQDVTT from the exons gatTCAGTGGTCCCAATttaaaggttattttattttcaaactggAGAAAGTGATGGATGATTTCAGAACTTCGGCTCCTGAACCAAGAGGTCCTCCCAATCCTAATGTTGAATATATTCCCTTTgatgaaatgaaggaaagaatacTGAAAATTGTCACTGGATTTAATGG TATCCCTTTTACTATTCAACGACTATGTGAATTGCTAACAGATCCAAGAAGAAATTATACAGGAACAGACAAATTTCTCAGAGGAGTAGAAAAG AATGTGATGGTTGTTAGCTGTGTTTGTCCTTCTTCAGA GAAGAACAGTTCTAATAGCTTAAACCGAATGAATGGTGTTATGTTTCCTGGAAACTCACCAAACTATACCGACAG GTCTAATATAAATGGACCTGGAACACCAAGGCCACTTAATCGACCAAAGCTTTCTTTGTCAACCTCCTTGACAACAAATGGTTTGCCTGAGAGTACAGATAGCAAAGAGTCAGACCTGCATTCAAATGAAGAGAAAGCCCACAg TGATTCTCCAGCTTCGGAATCAGAAGTTTCTTCACTGAGCCCTGTTAAAAATAAACATCCAGATGATGATACTATGGAAGCCGAGGAGCATGAGGTGAAAAGGCTACGGTTTGACAAAGAAGGTGACGTCCGAGAGACAGCTAGCCAGACGGTGTCCAGTGAAGGCTCAGTTAGAGCCGAGGAAGCTGAAACAGCATCTTCCCCTCcggagaaggacagagaaaatcGCAGCAGGCAACATTGTACAGAAGAGGACGAGgacgaggaagaagaggaggaggaag AATCTTTTATGACACCACGAGAAATGGTCCCAGAaagaaaaaatcaagaaaaagaatctGATGACGCTTTAGCTGTGAATGAAGAGCTTTCAGAGGAGGGTACTCAGATGGAGGACTCTGACGGGTCTGCAGCTCAGAGAGATCCTCGCTCGGAACGGAGTGACAGTGCGGGGGCTGTGAGTAGTGGTTCTGACTGCCTTGAGACAGAAGAGTCAGGAGGGTCCACTTCCAGGAAAACGGGAGGAAGTGTCTCCGTGTCGTCCATGGAGAGTGACGAAACCACAGGCGTCACAGACGAGCCAATGGAACAAGACGTAACTACTTAG